The Sphingomonas alpina genome has a segment encoding these proteins:
- the ruvA gene encoding Holliday junction branch migration protein RuvA, with product MIAHLKGRLDATGIDHAVIDVGGVGYLVGASARTLASIGPVGEAVMLHTEMLVAEDFIRLVGFATASERDWFRLLTGVQGVGARVALAILSALDAADLSRAIAAQDKAMVARANGVGPKLAERIVRELKDKIGGVAIGGVSPIVPSGAGADAVSAMLNLGFRPAEANAAVASAEEELGVGATLDALVRLALRKAAK from the coding sequence ATGATCGCGCATCTCAAGGGCCGCCTCGACGCAACCGGTATCGACCATGCGGTGATCGATGTCGGCGGTGTCGGCTATCTGGTCGGCGCGTCGGCCCGGACGCTGGCCAGTATCGGCCCGGTCGGCGAGGCGGTGATGCTCCACACCGAAATGCTCGTCGCGGAGGATTTCATCCGCCTGGTCGGCTTCGCGACCGCAAGCGAGCGCGACTGGTTCCGCTTGCTGACCGGCGTTCAGGGCGTCGGTGCGAGGGTCGCGCTGGCGATCCTCTCCGCACTCGATGCGGCTGATCTGAGCCGCGCCATCGCCGCGCAGGACAAGGCGATGGTCGCGCGCGCCAACGGTGTGGGGCCCAAGCTCGCCGAACGCATCGTGCGCGAATTGAAGGACAAGATCGGCGGCGTCGCGATCGGCGGCGTCTCCCCGATCGTGCCGAGCGGGGCGGGCGCGGATGCGGTGTCGGCAATGCTCAATCTCGGTTTTCGCCCGGCCGAGGCCAATGCCGCGGTCGCCTCGGCGGAAGAGGAACTGGGTGTCGGGGCGACGCTCGACGCGCTGGTTCGCCTGGCGTTGCGCAAGGCAGCGAAGTGA
- a CDS encoding DUF1244 domain-containing protein — protein sequence MSQTKQIDDAAAAVAFRRLVAHLRHRDDAQNVDLMGLAGFCRNCLSDWVEEASEGRLSKDEAREAIYGMPYAQWKAEHQAEATPEQLERMRLSVAKNAGQ from the coding sequence ATGTCGCAAACTAAACAGATCGACGATGCCGCGGCTGCCGTAGCGTTCCGGCGGCTTGTCGCGCATCTGCGTCACCGCGACGATGCGCAGAATGTCGACCTGATGGGCCTGGCCGGATTCTGCCGCAACTGCCTGTCCGACTGGGTCGAGGAAGCCAGCGAAGGACGGCTGAGCAAGGACGAGGCACGCGAAGCGATCTACGGCATGCCCTATGCGCAGTGGAAGGCCGAGCATCAAGCCGAGGCGACGCCCGAGCAGCTTGAACGGATGCGGCTCAGCGTCGCAAAAAATGCCGGCCAGTAG
- the pyk gene encoding pyruvate kinase has translation MTKAISPRSRKVRVLATLGPASNSVEMIGKLFEAGADAFRINMSHGDQESKIAVIKSIRSLEKKYGRPTTILADLQGPKLRVGKFEGGRTELVKGAMFTLDRDKTPGDATRVELPHKEIFAAIEPGARLLLDDGKLVLRVTEHDPDQIITRVEVGGTLSNNKGLNVPDVVVPMAALTPKDRSDLAFAIDQGVDWIALSFVQRPEDLAEARLLIQGRAALLAKIEKPSAIDRLEEIVEQCDGVMVARGDLGVELPPESVPPLQKRIVEVSRRLGRPVVVATQMLESMITSPSPTRAEVSDVATAIYDGADAIMLSAESAAGAWPVESVAMMNSIGVAVEGDPMHGDRIHFTVTRPDPTTADALAEAAKNIAATVGVAAIICFTTSGSTARRVARERPSVPLMVLTPKIDTARRLGLLWGTHAVHTRDVESFEDMVAKAKRMALRHNIAKAGDRVIVIAGVPFRTPGSTNVLHVVRIIGDELKGYTD, from the coding sequence ATGACCAAGGCCATCAGCCCCCGTTCGCGCAAGGTGCGCGTCCTCGCGACGCTCGGTCCCGCCAGCAACAGCGTCGAGATGATCGGCAAGCTGTTCGAGGCCGGGGCCGACGCGTTTCGCATCAATATGAGTCACGGCGATCAGGAATCGAAGATCGCGGTGATCAAGTCGATCCGCAGCCTCGAAAAGAAATATGGCCGCCCGACCACGATCCTCGCCGATCTCCAGGGCCCGAAGCTGCGCGTCGGCAAGTTCGAGGGCGGGCGCACCGAACTGGTCAAGGGCGCGATGTTCACGCTCGACCGCGACAAGACGCCGGGCGATGCGACTCGCGTCGAATTGCCGCACAAGGAAATTTTCGCCGCGATCGAGCCCGGCGCCCGGCTGCTGCTCGACGATGGCAAGCTGGTGCTGCGCGTGACCGAACATGATCCCGACCAGATCATCACCCGGGTCGAGGTCGGCGGCACGCTGTCCAACAACAAGGGGCTGAACGTGCCGGACGTGGTCGTGCCGATGGCGGCGCTGACCCCGAAGGACCGCAGCGACCTGGCCTTTGCGATCGACCAGGGGGTCGACTGGATCGCGCTCAGCTTCGTCCAGCGGCCCGAGGATCTGGCCGAGGCACGGCTGCTCATTCAGGGCCGGGCGGCGCTGCTCGCCAAGATCGAGAAGCCCTCGGCGATCGACCGTCTCGAGGAAATTGTCGAGCAATGTGATGGCGTGATGGTCGCCCGCGGCGATCTCGGCGTCGAATTGCCGCCCGAATCGGTCCCGCCGCTGCAGAAGCGAATCGTCGAAGTATCGCGGCGGCTCGGCCGGCCGGTGGTGGTCGCGACTCAGATGCTCGAATCGATGATCACCTCGCCCTCGCCGACCCGCGCCGAAGTGTCCGATGTGGCGACCGCAATCTATGACGGCGCCGATGCGATCATGCTGTCGGCGGAAAGCGCCGCCGGTGCCTGGCCGGTCGAATCGGTCGCGATGATGAATTCGATCGGCGTCGCGGTCGAAGGCGATCCGATGCATGGCGACCGGATCCATTTCACCGTCACCCGGCCCGACCCGACCACCGCCGATGCGCTGGCCGAGGCAGCAAAGAACATCGCCGCGACGGTTGGCGTGGCGGCGATCATCTGCTTCACGACGTCGGGCTCGACCGCCCGGCGCGTCGCGCGCGAGCGGCCTTCGGTGCCGCTGATGGTGCTCACGCCGAAGATCGACACGGCACGGCGGCTCGGCCTGTTATGGGGCACCCATGCGGTGCACACCCGCGACGTCGAATCGTTCGAGGACATGGTGGCCAAGGCCAAGCGCATGGCGCTGCGTCACAATATCGCCAAGGCGGGCGACCGCGTGATCGTGATCGCCGGCGTGCCGTTCCGCACACCCGGATCGACCAATGTGCTGCACGTGGTGCGCATCATCGGGGACGAGCTGAAGGGCTATACCGACTAA
- a CDS encoding heavy metal-binding domain-containing protein encodes MILTTTSLLDGKTVTRYHGIVSAEVIVGANVFRDLFAGVRDFVGGRSGAYEKPLRSSRETAFQELEAEARDKGANAIIGIDVDYQVIGKSGSMLMVSVTGTAVTVSDA; translated from the coding sequence ATGATCCTTACCACCACCAGCCTGCTCGATGGCAAGACCGTGACTCGCTATCACGGCATCGTATCGGCTGAGGTCATTGTCGGCGCCAATGTGTTTCGCGATCTGTTCGCCGGCGTGCGCGATTTCGTCGGCGGGCGATCGGGCGCCTATGAAAAGCCGTTGCGTTCCTCGCGTGAAACGGCGTTCCAGGAACTGGAAGCGGAGGCGCGCGACAAGGGCGCCAATGCGATCATCGGCATCGATGTCGATTATCAGGTGATCGGCAAGTCGGGATCGATGCTGATGGTGTCGGTGACCGGCACCGCGGTGACCGTCAGCGACGCCTGA
- a CDS encoding PhzF family phenazine biosynthesis protein has protein sequence MSKLVFGMVDVFADAPLEGNPLAVVEGGEQLSDDVLRAIAREFNQAETTFIMESDRADRKLRSFTAAGFEVAGAGHNALGAWLWLARGDALGPLDSATIFHQEIGENILPVIVERRGERVHVRMQQAPLQLFPILSDTSGLAPALGLAADDFLSNPPPRAADTGASHLMVRVRDKAAVDRAETNVPALLNILKPAGAEGCYVYSFDEESGSQAYARFFSPAVGMSEDVATGTAAGPLAAYLFEQGLLRDTALLVEQGTRLGRRSLLSVDVGKQPELSGSGIVVMEGHILI, from the coding sequence ATGAGCAAGCTAGTGTTCGGGATGGTCGATGTTTTCGCCGATGCGCCGCTTGAGGGTAATCCGCTCGCCGTAGTCGAAGGCGGCGAGCAACTTTCGGACGATGTGCTCCGCGCGATCGCGCGCGAGTTCAACCAGGCGGAAACCACCTTCATCATGGAAAGCGACAGGGCCGACCGGAAGCTCCGCTCATTCACCGCGGCTGGATTCGAGGTGGCCGGCGCGGGGCATAATGCGCTCGGCGCATGGCTCTGGCTGGCGCGCGGCGATGCGCTCGGGCCGCTCGATTCGGCCACCATTTTTCACCAGGAGATTGGGGAGAATATTCTGCCGGTGATTGTCGAGCGCCGCGGCGAGCGAGTCCATGTCAGGATGCAGCAGGCCCCGTTGCAGCTGTTCCCGATCCTGAGCGATACGAGCGGCCTGGCGCCTGCGCTGGGTCTCGCGGCGGATGATTTCCTGTCCAATCCGCCGCCGCGTGCTGCCGATACCGGTGCGTCGCATCTGATGGTCCGGGTCCGTGACAAGGCTGCCGTCGATCGTGCCGAAACGAATGTGCCGGCGCTTTTGAACATTCTCAAGCCGGCCGGGGCGGAGGGTTGTTACGTTTACTCATTCGACGAAGAATCCGGTTCGCAAGCCTATGCGCGCTTCTTCAGTCCGGCGGTGGGTATGTCGGAAGATGTCGCAACGGGCACTGCAGCCGGACCATTGGCGGCCTATCTGTTTGAGCAGGGCCTGTTGCGTGACACCGCGCTGCTGGTTGAACAGGGTACCCGGTTGGGGCGTCGCAGCCTGTTGTCGGTCGACGTCGGGAAGCAGCCGGAACTATCCGGTTCGGGCATCGTCGTGATGGAGGGGCATATCCTGATCTAG
- the ruvB gene encoding Holliday junction branch migration DNA helicase RuvB gives MTDADRFMTPERKPEDIDAALRPRSLDEFVGQKAARENLRVFIAAAKSRGDALDHVLFFGPPGLGKTTLAQIVAREMGVGFRATSGPVIAKSGDLAALLTNLEDGDVLFIDEIHRLAPAVEEVLYPAMEDRALDLMIGEGPSARSVRIDLPRFTLVGATTRQGLLTTPLRDRFGIPVRLNFYTVDELERVVARAASLLDLHVSGDGAHEIARRSRGTPRIAGRLLRRVRDFANVAGTPMVDARAADAALNRLEVDSLGLDAMDRRYLMMIADIYRGGPVGVETLAAGLSEPRDTIEEVIEPYLIQLGLIARTARGRCLNAGGWKHLGLNPPADSQDGLFD, from the coding sequence GTGACCGATGCCGACCGCTTCATGACACCCGAGCGCAAGCCCGAGGATATCGACGCCGCGCTGCGCCCCAGATCGCTCGACGAGTTTGTCGGGCAAAAGGCGGCGCGCGAGAATCTGCGCGTGTTCATCGCCGCCGCCAAATCGCGTGGCGATGCGCTTGACCATGTGCTGTTCTTCGGCCCGCCGGGCTTGGGCAAGACAACCCTGGCGCAGATCGTTGCGCGTGAAATGGGCGTCGGATTTCGCGCCACGTCCGGCCCGGTGATCGCCAAATCGGGTGACCTCGCCGCGCTGTTGACCAATCTCGAAGATGGCGATGTGCTGTTCATCGATGAGATTCACCGGCTGGCGCCGGCGGTCGAGGAAGTGCTCTACCCGGCGATGGAGGACCGTGCGCTCGACCTGATGATCGGCGAGGGGCCGAGTGCGCGCAGCGTGCGGATCGACCTGCCGCGATTCACTCTGGTTGGTGCGACGACGCGGCAGGGATTGCTGACCACGCCGCTACGCGATCGGTTCGGCATTCCGGTGCGGCTCAATTTCTACACCGTCGATGAGCTCGAGCGGGTGGTCGCGCGGGCTGCGTCGCTGCTCGATCTCCATGTCTCCGGCGACGGTGCGCATGAAATCGCGCGGCGTTCGCGGGGTACGCCGCGCATCGCCGGACGCCTGCTGCGCCGGGTGCGCGACTTCGCCAATGTCGCGGGTACGCCCATGGTGGATGCCCGGGCCGCCGATGCGGCGCTCAACCGGCTTGAGGTGGATTCGCTCGGGCTCGATGCGATGGACCGGCGCTATCTGATGATGATCGCCGATATCTATCGTGGCGGGCCGGTCGGAGTGGAGACGCTGGCAGCGGGCCTGTCCGAGCCGCGCGACACGATCGAGGAAGTGATCGAGCCCTATCTGATCCAGCTCGGCCTGATCGCGCGGACGGCGCGCGGGCGGTGCCTGAATGCCGGCGGCTGGAAGCATCTCGGGCTCAACCCGCCGGCCGATTCGCAGGACGGGCTGTTCGACTGA
- a CDS encoding YebC/PmpR family DNA-binding transcriptional regulator → MAGHSKFKNIMHRKGAQDKKRSSLFSKLSREITVAAKMGLPDPDMNPRLRMAVNAAKAASLPKDNIQRSIDKASRSDAETYEEIRYEGFGPGGVSLIIEALTDNRNRTATNVRTAVAKNGGNLGASGSVSHGFDRMGLINYPAGAGDADTVFEAALEAGAEDVSSTEDGHEIWTANDSLHEVVKAITPVLGEPEGAKLAWRPQTMVEVGEGDAGLLFKLIDTLDDDDDVQTVWGNYEVSDEVMEKLG, encoded by the coding sequence ATGGCAGGCCATTCCAAGTTCAAGAACATCATGCACCGCAAGGGTGCGCAGGATAAGAAGCGCAGCTCGCTTTTCTCCAAGCTGAGCCGCGAAATCACCGTTGCGGCGAAGATGGGTCTGCCCGATCCGGACATGAACCCGCGCCTGCGCATGGCGGTCAACGCGGCCAAGGCGGCGTCGCTGCCCAAGGACAATATCCAGCGCTCGATCGACAAGGCGAGCCGCAGCGATGCCGAGACCTATGAAGAGATCCGCTACGAAGGCTTCGGCCCCGGCGGCGTGTCGCTGATCATCGAGGCGCTGACCGACAATCGCAACCGCACCGCGACCAATGTGCGCACCGCGGTGGCGAAGAATGGCGGCAATCTCGGTGCTTCGGGATCGGTCAGCCATGGCTTCGACCGCATGGGCCTGATCAATTATCCGGCCGGCGCGGGCGATGCCGACACGGTGTTCGAGGCGGCGCTCGAAGCGGGCGCCGAGGATGTGTCGTCGACCGAGGACGGCCATGAGATCTGGACCGCCAACGATTCGCTGCACGAGGTGGTGAAAGCGATCACTCCGGTGCTCGGCGAACCGGAAGGCGCCAAGCTCGCCTGGCGGCCGCAGACCATGGTCGAGGTCGGGGAGGGCGATGCCGGCCTGCTGTTCAAGCTGATCGACACGCTCGACGACGACGACGATGTGCAGACGGTGTGGGGCAATTACGAAGTCTCCGACGAGGTGATGGAGAAGCTGGGTTAA
- a CDS encoding LysR substrate-binding domain-containing protein: MARHASFKRAAFELSVTPTAVSHQIRQLEDNLGTRLLDRNPRQVLLTPVGADLYEAAAAALKTIGDATRRVRHGAGPAKVTLSANTAFMSQWLVPRLTELQAMLPSVDLRLHASDELVDLRHGEVDIAIRYGPGGYPNANSVKLIDDVFAPVCSPSLGLTDRSALHRAVLLHIDGRRAPRATPDWPRWCATAQVDGLDVATGPRFTDGGHAIQAAIAGHGIVIVSLILVADALAAGLLVQPFAVVLPGDSYHFVRPLDAPDSPAIAALRSWMMKALRPYAA, from the coding sequence GTGGCCCGTCATGCGAGTTTCAAGCGTGCGGCGTTCGAGCTCTCGGTCACACCGACCGCCGTCAGCCATCAGATCCGGCAGCTGGAAGACAATCTGGGCACCAGGCTGCTGGATCGGAACCCGAGGCAGGTGCTGCTGACACCGGTCGGCGCCGACCTTTATGAAGCCGCGGCCGCTGCGCTGAAGACGATCGGCGATGCGACGCGGCGCGTGCGGCACGGTGCAGGCCCTGCAAAGGTGACGCTTTCCGCAAACACCGCCTTTATGAGCCAATGGCTCGTACCCCGGTTGACGGAACTGCAGGCGATGTTGCCATCGGTCGACCTCCGCCTCCACGCCTCTGATGAGCTGGTCGATCTTCGCCATGGCGAAGTGGACATCGCGATTCGCTACGGCCCCGGTGGCTATCCGAATGCGAACTCGGTCAAACTGATCGATGACGTGTTTGCGCCTGTATGCAGCCCGTCGCTCGGCCTGACGGACCGATCGGCGCTGCATCGCGCCGTCCTGCTCCACATCGATGGCCGACGCGCGCCACGTGCGACACCGGATTGGCCACGCTGGTGCGCGACGGCGCAGGTCGATGGCCTGGATGTCGCCACGGGCCCCCGCTTCACCGATGGCGGCCACGCAATCCAGGCTGCCATTGCCGGCCATGGCATTGTCATCGTCAGCCTGATCCTCGTCGCCGACGCGCTGGCAGCCGGGTTGCTCGTCCAACCGTTCGCGGTGGTCCTGCCGGGCGATTCATATCACTTTGTCCGCCCGCTCGACGCACCCGATTCCCCCGCCATTGCCGCGCTGCGGTCGTGGATGATGAAGGCACTCCGGCCTTACGCCGCCTGA
- the ruvC gene encoding crossover junction endodeoxyribonuclease RuvC, with translation MIILGLDPGLGTTGWGVIRAEGNRLSHLANGRLKTDSAASLPRRLAHLDALISALIADHAPDGAAAEEVFVNANPQSTLKLAHARGVVLCAAARGGIEVGEYAPRLVKKAVVGTGTAEKAQVHAMVGRLLPGVKIDGPDAADALAVAICHAHHLASARRIPDPSK, from the coding sequence ATGATCATTCTCGGCCTCGACCCCGGGCTCGGTACGACCGGCTGGGGCGTGATTCGCGCCGAGGGTAATCGCTTGTCGCATCTCGCCAATGGCAGGCTGAAGACCGACAGCGCCGCGTCGCTGCCGCGCCGGCTCGCGCATCTCGATGCGCTGATCTCCGCGCTGATCGCGGACCATGCGCCCGACGGCGCTGCGGCCGAGGAAGTGTTCGTCAACGCCAACCCGCAATCGACCCTGAAGCTCGCCCATGCGCGCGGCGTCGTGTTGTGCGCGGCGGCGCGCGGCGGCATCGAGGTCGGCGAATATGCTCCGCGCCTGGTCAAGAAGGCGGTGGTCGGCACCGGCACCGCCGAAAAGGCGCAGGTCCATGCGATGGTCGGCCGGTTGCTGCCCGGTGTGAAGATCGATGGCCCCGACGCCGCCGATGCGCTCGCGGTGGCGATCTGCCACGCGCATCATCTGGCGTCGGCGCGGCGTATTCCTGACCCGTCAAAATAA
- a CDS encoding DUF2312 domain-containing protein translates to MSDIIAADQLRLLIERIERLEEEKKGIADDIKDVYGEAKSTGYDTKTMRQIVRLRRMEKHHRDEAEALLETYKVALGLV, encoded by the coding sequence ATGAGCGACATTATCGCCGCCGACCAGCTACGCCTTCTGATCGAACGTATCGAGCGCCTCGAAGAAGAGAAAAAGGGCATCGCCGACGACATCAAGGATGTTTACGGCGAAGCCAAGTCGACCGGTTACGACACCAAGACGATGCGCCAGATCGTCCGCCTGCGCCGCATGGAGAAGCACCATCGCGACGAGGCCGAGGCGCTGCTCGAGACCTACAAGGTCGCGCTCGGTCTGGTATAA
- a CDS encoding RcnB family protein: protein MKRLVLAATSVLLILPDLALAVQSAPERRPGPPQTRPAPPGRPHVQPPRPGAGGPQIQPPRPGRPGNGGPQIQPPRPGNGGPQIQPPRPGRPGPGNGGPQIQPPRPGRPGQVRPPRPPHRPGTGRPPHFRPIHGPGFQYPRGYRYRRWVVGLLLPHLFLSSRYYYNDWYGLGVGAPPRGYRWVRYGPDLLLVQTRTGRIADVIYGAFY from the coding sequence ATGAAGCGACTCGTATTGGCGGCAACCAGCGTGTTGTTGATCCTTCCCGATTTGGCCCTTGCCGTTCAGTCGGCACCCGAACGCCGGCCCGGCCCGCCGCAGACGAGGCCCGCGCCGCCGGGCAGGCCGCATGTCCAGCCGCCGCGCCCGGGAGCGGGCGGGCCTCAGATTCAGCCGCCGCGTCCAGGCCGCCCCGGCAATGGCGGTCCGCAGATACAGCCTCCACGTCCCGGCAACGGGGGGCCGCAGATTCAACCGCCACGTCCAGGCCGGCCTGGTCCGGGCAATGGCGGTCCGCAGATTCAGCCGCCGCGTCCCGGTCGCCCCGGTCAGGTCAGGCCGCCGCGTCCGCCGCATCGCCCCGGCACCGGACGTCCGCCCCATTTCCGGCCGATCCACGGACCCGGATTCCAGTATCCGCGCGGCTATCGCTATCGCCGCTGGGTAGTCGGGTTGCTGCTGCCGCACCTGTTCCTGTCGAGCCGCTATTATTACAATGACTGGTACGGGCTGGGCGTGGGTGCGCCGCCGCGCGGCTATCGCTGGGTCCGCTATGGCCCGGACCTGCTGCTGGTGCAGACGCGCACCGGGCGCATCGCCGATGTGATCTACGGCGCCTTCTACTGA
- a CDS encoding metal-dependent hydrolase family protein produces MHRMLVSTIALAMGLATMAQAQTAQPASPAPRTIFIHAGHVIDRPGQPSRGATTIVVRDGKVVELRDGFAAPDADASVIDLKDRYVLPGLIDMHVHLWGIGGDPMRARLGELNRDDSDDLIEAEKNMRVTLEAGFTTVRDLGGNPRGIRALRDGVEAGAVAGPTIVNAGQMISVTGGHGDGSNGLAEEFADAVHAHQINTCDGPDDCRRAVRAQISLGAQVIKFAATGGVLSNVAGGLGRQMTPEEMKAIVDTAHAFGRKATAHSHAREGTEAALEAGVDSIEHGTFIEDSTIRLFKQHNAWLVPTMIAPISALAQARGGQLPPATIAKAEAAAAAAAASHRRAFAAGVKVAFGTDTGVSRHGENAKEFALMVKAGLTPAAAIRAATIDAADLLGRKDTLGSLEPGKFADIIAVTEDPLGDVTRLEQVDFVMRHGVAVKVGGVRQAFPPN; encoded by the coding sequence ATGCACAGGATGCTGGTTTCGACGATCGCCCTCGCGATGGGCCTGGCGACTATGGCGCAGGCGCAGACCGCACAGCCGGCATCCCCGGCGCCCAGAACGATCTTCATCCATGCCGGTCATGTCATCGACCGTCCCGGCCAGCCGTCGCGCGGTGCGACCACCATCGTGGTGCGCGACGGCAAGGTGGTCGAGTTGCGCGACGGCTTTGCCGCGCCGGATGCGGACGCCAGCGTGATCGACCTCAAGGATCGCTACGTCCTGCCCGGGCTGATCGACATGCACGTACATCTGTGGGGCATTGGCGGCGACCCGATGCGCGCACGGCTCGGCGAACTCAATCGCGACGACAGCGATGATCTGATCGAGGCCGAGAAGAATATGCGCGTCACGCTGGAAGCCGGCTTCACCACCGTGCGCGACCTGGGCGGCAATCCGCGTGGCATCCGTGCGCTGCGCGACGGAGTCGAGGCCGGTGCGGTGGCCGGGCCGACGATCGTCAATGCCGGGCAGATGATCTCCGTCACCGGCGGGCATGGCGATGGCAGCAACGGGCTGGCCGAAGAATTCGCCGACGCGGTCCATGCGCATCAGATCAATACCTGTGACGGCCCCGACGATTGCCGCCGCGCGGTGCGCGCGCAGATTTCGCTCGGCGCGCAGGTGATCAAGTTCGCCGCGACCGGCGGCGTCCTGTCGAATGTCGCAGGCGGACTCGGGCGGCAGATGACACCCGAGGAGATGAAGGCGATCGTCGACACGGCACACGCGTTCGGCCGCAAGGCCACCGCGCATTCCCATGCTCGCGAAGGGACCGAGGCCGCGCTTGAGGCGGGAGTCGATTCGATCGAGCATGGCACTTTCATCGAAGACTCGACGATCCGGCTGTTCAAGCAGCACAATGCCTGGCTGGTCCCGACGATGATCGCGCCGATCTCGGCATTGGCGCAGGCGCGGGGCGGGCAATTGCCGCCCGCGACGATCGCCAAGGCTGAGGCGGCGGCCGCCGCTGCCGCGGCAAGCCACCGGCGCGCCTTTGCCGCCGGGGTGAAGGTCGCGTTCGGCACCGATACCGGCGTGTCACGGCACGGCGAGAATGCGAAGGAATTCGCGCTGATGGTCAAGGCCGGTCTGACGCCCGCCGCGGCGATCCGCGCTGCGACGATCGATGCCGCCGATCTGCTCGGGCGCAAGGACACGCTCGGATCGCTCGAACCGGGCAAGTTCGCCGACATCATCGCGGTGACTGAGGATCCACTGGGCGATGTGACCCGGCTGGAACAGGTCGATTTCGTCATGCGGCACGGTGTCGCGGTCAAGGTCGGTGGCGTTCGCCAGGCTTTTCCACCGAATTGA